The window AACGTGGATTGGCGGGTCATCGGCTGGGCGCTGCCCGGCGCGATCATCGGCATCGGCGCGGGCTGGGCGTTTTCGGCCCGCGTGTCCGCCGACGCCGTGCTGGCGATGGTCGGCGGCATATCGATCCTGTTCGGCGGCTGGCGGCTATGGCTGAATCGGCGCGGCACGGTCCCTGCGCGCCGAACGCCGGGCTGGGTCGGCACGATGCTGGGCATCGCATCCGGCTTTACCAGCCATGTCGCCCATGCCGGGGCGCCGCCCTTTCAGCTGTGGGTGATGCCGATGAAGTTGCCGCGCGATATCCTTGTCGGCACGACGGCGATCTTCTTTGCCCTGGTCAATCTGCTGAAACTGCCTGGTTACTGGGCATTGGGGCAGTTTGACGGGTCGGCGCTGCCTGTCGCCGCAATCCTGATTCCGATCGCGGTCGCATCGACGCTGGCAGGCGTATGGCTCGTGCGACGGGTGCCGCACGAACCATTTGAAAAGCTGATCTACGTCCTGATGATCGCGGTCGGCATCAAGCTTGTCTGGGACGGGCTTGGCTGACCGGACCGGTCAGCGACAGCGCACATCGCCCCGGTCGACCTGCTGGCCCAGCACGGCACCCGCCGCCCCGCCCAGGATCGTGCCGATCGTCTTTGACCCGCCCGGTGCAATGATATTGCCCAGCACACCGCCGGCCACGCCGCCGATGATCAGGCCGCTGGTGCCATCGTCGCGGCGGCAATAATAGCGCCCGTCGCGCCCGCGATAGATCGCGTCGTTGCGGCCCAGCCGCCGCTCGGAATAGCGCGGATCGTCGCGATAATAGCGGGCGGCATCCCAGTCGCCCCGGTCACCGGCATATCCGGGACCATAACCATAGCCGTCGCCATATTGATTGCAGGCGCCAAGCGACGCCGCCGATACCGCGATTGCCGCGGCCAGCACCTTGTTCATGTCGATGTCTCCTTGGTGATGGATGCAAAACGGGCGGGAAGCCATTTGGCTCCCCGCCCGTGCATCAGGCCGTTATCGGCCCATTAGCGGCAACGCGAACCGGAACGTTCGATCTCGCGGCCGGCGACTGCACCGGCAGCGGCGCCGAGCAGCGTACCAACCGTACGGTCGCCGCGGGTGTCGATCGTGCGACCGACCAGCGCGCCTGCCACACCACCGACGACCAGACCGGTCGTGCCATCGGGCTTGCGGCAATAGCGGCGACCATCACGACCGCGCCATTCGCGATACTTGTAGCGACCGTCGCGTGCCTCGGCATGGGCATCGGGGGTCGGGATCACAGCGGCGGTCGGCAGGGCAACGGCGGCGGCGACAGCGGCAAGAATAAGGTTACGCATGGGTCTACTCCCTTCTAAATCTCGTTACGGGCAACAAACGCCCGATCTGGACGAAGGTTGCATGAACGGAATGAAAGAAATGGCGGAATTCAGCCGTTTTTCTTTCCGAACCGTTGAAAGGGACAATGGCGGGGTGCGCTTTTATGGTCGATGAATGGGTTCGTCAGCATTCGTTACAGCCGCATCCGGAGGGCGGATGGTACCGTGAGACGTGGCGAAAGAGCGGCGAACCGAACGAACGGGCCGCCGCGACCGCGATTCTCTATGCCCTGGATGGCGGCGGCAAATCGCATTGGCACCGCGTCGACGCCGATGAGCTATGGTTGTGGCACGGCGGATCGCCGCTGCGGCTGGCCGTCGCGCCCGACGAAAACGGTCCGGTGCAGCGCATCGTCCTTGGCAATGATCCCGCGCATGGCTACCAGCCGCAGCACATCGTGCCCGCCGGCTGGTGGCAATCGGCAGAGGCCGGGCCGCACGGCGCGCTAGTGAGCTGCATCGTCGTGCCGGGGTTCGATTTTGCCGGTTTCGACCTGGCCCCGCCCGGATGGCAGCCAGCGGGATAGTTATCCCCGTTATCCACAGGACTCACAGTCACGCGGGCGCGAATCACCCTTGGTGCGACTCGCATCGAGTGAGACCATCCAAGGGTCAGAGCGGCGATGGAGC of the Sphingomonas sp. BGYR3 genome contains:
- a CDS encoding sulfite exporter TauE/SafE family protein; translated protein: MIQDPWFWAIAIPAVVLLGLSKGGFAGAGSLSLPMMATVIDPVLAAAILLPILIVQDAVGVWAFRRNVDWRVIGWALPGAIIGIGAGWAFSARVSADAVLAMVGGISILFGGWRLWLNRRGTVPARRTPGWVGTMLGIASGFTSHVAHAGAPPFQLWVMPMKLPRDILVGTTAIFFALVNLLKLPGYWALGQFDGSALPVAAILIPIAVASTLAGVWLVRRVPHEPFEKLIYVLMIAVGIKLVWDGLG
- a CDS encoding cupin domain-containing protein — its product is MVDEWVRQHSLQPHPEGGWYRETWRKSGEPNERAAATAILYALDGGGKSHWHRVDADELWLWHGGSPLRLAVAPDENGPVQRIVLGNDPAHGYQPQHIVPAGWWQSAEAGPHGALVSCIVVPGFDFAGFDLAPPGWQPAG
- a CDS encoding glycine zipper 2TM domain-containing protein, giving the protein MRNLILAAVAAAVALPTAAVIPTPDAHAEARDGRYKYREWRGRDGRRYCRKPDGTTGLVVGGVAGALVGRTIDTRGDRTVGTLLGAAAGAVAGREIERSGSRCR
- a CDS encoding glycine zipper 2TM domain-containing protein, which encodes MNKVLAAAIAVSAASLGACNQYGDGYGYGPGYAGDRGDWDAARYYRDDPRYSERRLGRNDAIYRGRDGRYYCRRDDGTSGLIIGGVAGGVLGNIIAPGGSKTIGTILGGAAGAVLGQQVDRGDVRCR